Proteins encoded together in one Eublepharis macularius isolate TG4126 chromosome 2, MPM_Emac_v1.0, whole genome shotgun sequence window:
- the ZNF410 gene encoding zinc finger protein 410, giving the protein MLSDELESKPELLVQFVQNTSIPLGQGLVEPEHKDITCLSLLPVTESPECNRLMLPDDSPGHSSPSKDVSSSAVLRSLQVNVGPDGEETRAQTVQKPPELLSSPDTSSLLQDLQPSDSTSFILLNLTRTGIGSPSEHLVFVQDEAEDSGNDFFSNDSTDSSTPWFLRVQELAHDSLIAATRAQLAKNAKASNNGENVHVCSGDPQLKESSPIPHLPRVEKKLKCTVEGCDRTFVWPAHFKYHLKTHRNDRSFICPAKDCGKSFYVLQRLKVHMRTHNGEKPFICTELGCGKQFTTAGNLKNHLRIHTGEKPFLCEAQGCGRSFAEYSSLRKHLVVHSGVKPHQCHICGKTFSQSGSRNVHMKKHHSRAGTVSDISNTQHEPTESLMGSSLLEESEVHSKNLVSISSPPSLGVASLHLPDTESIIGIKEEVLAEAATNSLHAVSDVVLPSHHLMPLSTSRHSYGVSALLQ; this is encoded by the exons ATGTTATCAGATGAGTTAGAGTCTAAGCCAGAG CTGCTGGTTCAGTTTGTTCAGAACACATCTATTCCATTAGGACAAGGGCTTGTGGAACCTGAACATAAAGATATTACGTGTCTGTCTCTCCTTCCTGTTACTGAATCACCAGAATGCAACAGGTTAATGTTGCCAG ATGACTCTCCAGGTCACTCAAGCCCTTCCAAGGATGTTTCGTCTTCTGCTGTCTTGCGAAGTCTACAGGTGAATGTTGGCCCAGATGGTGAGGAAACAAGGGCGCAAACTGTGCAGAAACCACCTGAGCTCCTATCAAGTCCTGACACTTCTAGCTTATTGCAAGACCTCCAACCTAGTGATAGCACTTCCTTTATCCTCCTCAATTTAACACGAACAG GCATTGGCTCGCCGTCAGAGCACCTGGTGTTTGTCCAGGATGAAGCAGAGGATTCTGGAAATGACTTCTTCTCCAATGATAGCACAGACAGCAGTACCCCATGGTTTTTACGAGTGCAGGAACTGGCCCATGACAGTTTGATTGCTGCCACTCGAGCCCAGCTTGCCAAGAATGCCAAAGCAAGCAATAATG GTGAAAATGTTCACGTTTGCTCAGGAGACCCCCAACTGAAAGAATCCAGTCCCATCCCTCATCTGCCCCGTGTggagaaaaaactgaaatgcacAGTCGAGGGCTGTGACAGGACATTTGTGTGGCCGGCCCACTTCAAATATCACCTAAAAACCCACAG GAATGACCGTTCCTTTATTTGTCCTGCAAAagattgtgggaaaagcttctaTGTACTGCAGAGGCTGAAAGTGCATATGAGAACGCACAATGGCGAGAAGCCATTCATCTGTACTGAGCTAGGCTGTGGGAAACAGTTCACAACAGCTGGGAATTTAAAGAATCATCTGAGAATTCATACTG GGGAAAAACCCTTCTTGTGTGAGGCTCAGGGGTGTGGTCGTTCCTTTGCCGAATACTCCAGCCTTCGGAAACACCTGGTTGTCCACTCAG gagtaAAGCCCCATCAATGCCATATCTGTGGGAAGACATTTTCTCAAAGTGGTAGTAGGAATGTTCACATGAAGAAACATCATTCTAGAGCTGGAACAGTTAGTGACATTAGCAACACACAGCATGAACCAACAG AATCACTGATGGGCAGTAGTTTACTGGAAGAATCTGAAGTACACAGTAAGAACCTGGTGTCCATAAGCTCACCACCTAGCCTTGGCGTAGCATCCTTGCACCTGCCTGACACTGAATCAATTATTGGTATAAAAGAGG AGGTTCTTGCAGAAGCAGCAACAAACTCTCTCCATGCTGTATCAGATGTTGTATTGCCATCTCATCATCTAATGCCCTTGTCAACATCTAGACACTCTTATGGGGTGTCAGCTTTGCTGCAGTAA